The Metabacillus schmidteae nucleotide sequence AATAGTCCCAAAGCTATTTTGCAAAGCTATTAATCCTGCATGATCTCCCGGCTTCATCTGCGTGATATCCATTAAGGTAATTCCCGTACAGGTTGGTCCTTCAGTTCTTTGTGTTAACGTATTACGAGCATATAATACACTATTTGTTAAATATCCAGTTTCCAAACGCAAATATCCTGGCCTTTTCACAAAAGACCAAAGACTATTGTCCGGATTATGATTCCATTGCCAATTAAGCTCTAGTATATTTTCTGTATAATCAAATTCATCGCTGATAACCAAAGGTTGGTGGGATGAATTTGGTAAGTTCAGTTCTAATTCTTTTGGTGCCCTGCCATCAATCCCAATAATTGGCCAACCATCTGTCCAGTTAACCGGCAACACATAAGGAATTCTACCAACAGCATCATGGTCTTGAAACAACATGGCATACCATTCATTTTCTTGAGTATCGAAAATAGCACCTTGAGCAATCCCTTTATTATGATAACTCATATCATCATCAAAAATCACTTTGCGCTCATACTTTCCTAAAAGTTCATTAGAACGATAACATATTTGTCTTCTCCGTTTGTTCCCAACCTTCGGCCATTCAATAAATAGTAAATAATAGTGTCCATTTATCTTATATGCATGGCACCCTTCACATCGTAATCCAATTCCCTCTTTTTCAGTTTCCAATAGTAATTTATTAACTCCACCTTTCTTTAGTGCTGCAGTATCCTCTGTTAATTCTGTAATATAAATATCTGCACACCCATAGATAACAAACACCCTGTTGTCATCAAATAGCAAAGCAGGATCATGATATATTCCCTCGATAGTAGAGCGCTTCCATTTACCTCTTTCAATATTCTCTGTTTGATATATGTAAAAGCGATTCATATCATTACTTGAAAAACAAACATAAAATAGTCCATTATGATAGCGCAAACTAGCCGCCCATGATCCTTGACCATAAATTCCCTTTCCGTTTAACAAGTTATGACTTTCATTGTCTTCTAATGTCTCAAAAACATATCCAACAATCTCCCAATCCACTAAATTTTCAGACTTCATGATAGGACAGCCAGGCATGGTATGCATACTTGTACTAATCATATAGTATGTTTCTTCAACTCTTATAACATCTATGTCCGGAACATCTGACCAAAAAATAGGGTTTGTTAAAATAGTTTGACTCATCATATCTTCTCCTTTTTCATTTAAGTCAACAAGTAACTAATCACTCTAACTGTTTATATTTCTAAGATCAAATTATTTCTAACCATTTAAAATCTTATTCTGTATTTATATTTAAACTCCTTTAAAATCTATAAATTTAAACTTACTCTTTCCTCAATATAGTGAATAATTGGGGGAAGACTCCTCAAAATTGAGTAAATATTATATAGTAAGCAAAGTTTTTGTAGGTATCTAAAAAAATTCACACAATAAATTTTCTCCTTATTTTACCAAAAAGATCGAAGATCAAAGTTTCATATGGGAACAACTTGCAGTTTTCCATTCGTATATCTAGACAAAACAAATTATCTTTTAAGTAACTTACCTGTAATGAGATTAATAGACGACTATAAATTTCTACTCTAAAACTTATTAGGTAAAAGAAAGAGTTATTTGTCTACTTCACAGAGGTTTCATGTCAAAATAAAATATAATACTGAAGAAATTAAACGATACAAAACAAAAAAGCTCCAATCCTCACATACCAAGGAACTGAAGCTTCACTCAGATACAATTTTACACTCTACTTTTTAAAAGCAATCTAAATTAATTACTACCTTGTAATGCCTTTTCAATCTCAAACGTCATAATTGCATTGCCGCTTCCGGATGATTGAGCATAGGTGTGGAATGCAGGCTTGAAACTATCTGCTAACACACCAAGCATCATAGCGAGATGTCGCCCTCCTCCTTCTACGCCTGCAACTTTAGCATATTGTGGTAGCATATCTTTAGCAAGACCCCACTTCTTCTTCATTAAAAATTCAATAAACTGCATATCTAAAGCTTGTTCTGAAACCGTCGGCATATGGTGACGTCCTCTTACTAAATTGTGAGCAAGGGCACCACTAAATATAAAAACGTACCTTTTGTCGTCTCCATTTAGCACATTGCCAATTTCTTGACCCCATTTAAATGTTTCGTCTAATCCTGCTGCAAGAGTAATAGATAAATTGACAACTGGAATGTCTTCATTTGGTACAAGATAGCGAAGAGGAACAACGGTACCATAATCCCATACGTATGTTGGGTCATTTACAGCAATAACAGGAATTTTCGCTCGTTTACCAGCCATCACTAATTTTTCTCCTAAACAATGGGCTCCAGGATACTCATATTTCACATCAGAAATAATGTCAGGACATTCGAATGCAGTTAACGTCCCTTTATGAGTTGGTGATACATCTACATAATGATGAAATGTTGATTGCCAATGACATGAAACAAGAATCACAGCATCTGGTTTTATTATTTCGATTTTCTCGGAAATAGCATCCATCTTCACTACAATATCTTGTTGATAGTCAGGTACATTTTCCCGATGACAAATACTTGGAACATGTGCAGCTAAAACACCCAATTCAATTGTCATTTTAGACCTCCATAGCTTTAATAAACTTAATTTGATGCATCCCGTTTTTCAACTGATTCGCCAGCAATTCCCCAATGACTTTTAGGGATTTCGGTTACTATCACTCTAACATTCTCTTTTGGAACCTCTAATGTAGTTGTGATTGTTTTCGTAATATCAGCGATCACTCTTTCAATTTTCTCCTTAGGGCGTCCCTCCATGATGTTAACGTTTATAATCGGCATGATAGAATCTCCTTTCTAATCTTTTTCTGACTGCATTGACGTTTTATTCCCCTACAGAAAAGCTGACTTCCCCTAGTCCATCTAGCTTAGCTGTTACATGATCACCATACGAAAGTTGGACAGCTCCAGTAATTCCGCCTGTCAAAATGACTTGACCAGTCTTTAACATTTCTCCTTTTCGATGCAGCATGTTCGCAAGCATGGCAACGGAATTCGCCGGGTGTCCTAAAACAGCCGCTCCTGCACCAAGGTCCTTCACTACTCCATTAATCTTTAAAACAGTACCAACTAAATCTAACTCTAATTCTTCTGGTTTTCGAATTCTATTTCCCAAAATAACCCTTGAAGATGAAGCGTTATCTGCAATAACGTCTGGCAACGTAAAATTAAAGTTTTCATAACGGCTATCAATAATCTCAAGTGCTCCGCAGACATAATCTGTTGCCGCTAAAACTTGAGCTCCTGTTATACCAGGACCTTCAATATCCTTACCTAAAATAAACGCAATTTCCGCTTCTACTTTTGGATGAATATAGTCAGATAATGAAATTTCTGCTCCATCTTGGATCACCATATTGTTAAAAATATACCCATAGATCGGTTCTTCTACATTCATTTGAACCATTTTTGCACGACTTGTAAGTCCCATTTTTGGCCCAATAATGGAGTGCCCTTGTTCCAGCTTCATGTTGACAAGTTCTTCTTGAATAAGATAGGCTTCTTCTACAGTTAAGTTAGGAGATTTATCCAATGTGATTCTTTTTATATCCGTTCGATTTGATTCAGCTTCTAATAAATATTTAGCTATTTCTTTATTTGACATATTCATTGTAATTCCTCCTATCAAACTCTAAGACTACATTGTTTTTTATTAGCTATTTCAGCAGCCACATCAATAATCATATCTTCTTGACCACCGACAACCTTACGTTTCCCCAATTCTATTAAAATATCACGAGGATCAATCTTAAATTGTTTAGCTGCACGCTGTGCATGTAACAAAAAGCTAGAATACACACCCGCATATCCCATCACAAGACTATCTCTTGTTATCTCTTGAGGTTGTTTTAATATATGAGCTATAATATTTTCAGCTAAATCCATCATCTTATATAAATCGACTCCACTGTTTAATCCTAGTCTTTCTAATACAGCCACTAAAACTTCTGTCTGCGTATTCCCAGCGCCAGCTCCTAAGCAGCGAACACTGCCATCTATTCTTGTTGCACCTTCCTCAATAGCAACAAGTGTATTAGCCATTGCAAGCGATAGATTATTATGAGCATGAAAACCAATATTAATAGTGAGGCTTTGACGAAGGGATCGAATTTTTTCACGAACTTCATTTGGAAGCATAGCGCCTGCTGAATCGACGACATAAACATTATCTGCTCCATAACTTTCCATTAGTTTTGCTTGTTCTACTAACTTATCAACTGGTGCCATATGAGACATCATTAAGAAACCTACCGTCTCCATACCAAGTTCTTTTGCTAGAGTAATGTGTTGAGGGGCAACATCTGCTTCTGTTACATGAGTAGCAATTCGAGCCATTTTTGCTCCAATACTAGCTGCTTGCTTCAGTTCATTCATCGTTCCGATTCCAGGTATTAATAAAACAGCAACCTTTGCTCTGTCACAAACCGATACAGCTGCTTCAATTAGTTTCATTTCGTCTGTTAAAGAAAGACCATATTGTTGGGAAGACCCCCCCAACCCATCTCCATGAGCTACTTCCATATAAGGCACTCCGGCATCATTTAATCCACGCGCTATATCTCGAACTTGGTCAACTGTATATTGATGACCGATCGCATGACTACCGTCTCGTAAAGCTACTTCAGTAATGAGAACATCTCGGTTATCGTTCATTCCAAACCATTCCTTTCCGTTAGAACTTCTTGTTTAAGAAACGACAGAATTCAGTTTATTTTTAGCCAGTTCTTCTGCTACTTTTACTGCTGAGGCTGTCATGATATCTAGATTTCCAGAGTATTTCGGTAAGTAATCCCCTGCTCCTTCCACTTCGATGAATATCGTTACACGGTTTCCATCATAGATTGGTTCTGTTCGGAGTCGATAACCTGGTACATAAGCTTGAACTTGTTTGACCATCTCTTTAATAGAAGAAGTAATGCTTTCTTCATCGATTTGCCCTGGCTCGACAACAGCATAAACAGTATCTCTCATTAATATAGGGGGTTCTGCTGGATTAAGAATAATAATGGCTTTTCCGTTCTTAGCTCCACCAACCTCCTCTATCCCACGTTTCGTCGTTTGGGTAAATTCATCTATATTCGCTCTTGTTCCAGGACCTGCACTTTTACTTGAAATGGTTGCAACAATTTCGGCATAATCAACAGGGCATATCCGATTTACGGCATGAACAATTGGAATCGTCGCCTGACCTCCACAAGTAATTAAATTGATGTTAGGAACGTTTAAGTTTTCCCCCAGATTTACTGGAGGGACAACAAAAGGTCCTCTTGCCGCTGGAGTTAAGTCAAGGACTTGTTTTCCAGCTTCTTTTAAAAGTTTCGCATGTCGAATATGTGCTTTTGCCGATGTTGCATCAAAAAAAATATCTGCATCATCACTATTTGTTTCTAAAAATTCCTCTAATCCATTCGTATAAGTTTGATAACCTCGATCTCTTGCCCTAAACACTCCATCAGATTGAGGATCAATTCCGATCAATGACGTTAACTCGAGTGTCTCTGATCTTTCTAGCTTCAGCATTAAATCTGTTCCGATGTTCCCAGTACCTATGATTGCTACTTTTATTTTTCCCATATGAATCTCCTTTCCCTTGAGTGATTATGAAGAAAAACGGACTGAAACTTCTCCTAAATGAGCAATTCTTGCTGAAAAAATATCTCCTGGTTTTGCTTCTACAGCTGCAGAAAGTGCACCAGAGAGAATCACTTCTCCAGCTTTTAAAGCTATATCAAATTCACTTAATTTATTGGCAAGCCATGCTACACAATTTGCCGGATGCCCCATTACGGCTGCTCCAACTCCCGTATTAACGATCTCACCATTTTTTGATAAAACCATGCCAATTTGTTCAAGGTCTACAAACTCCACTCGAACAGGTTTTCCACCTAAAACATAATGACTGCTTGAAGCATTATCTGCTATTGTATCTTGTAGTTTGATTTTCCAATCCTTCACACGACTATCAACAATCTCTATTGAAGGTAAAAGATAATCTGTTGCTTGAAGTACATCCAGTGCCGTTACATTTGGCCCTCTTAAATCCTTTTTAAGAACAAACGCAATCTCTGCCTCTACTTTAGGTTGCATTACACGTTCAAATGATAGCTCAGTTCCATTTTCAACAACCATTTCATCTAGTAAGTGGCCATAGTCAGGTTCATCCACACCAAGTAATTGTTGCATCGCAAGAGATGTTAAGCCAATTTTCTTCCCAACAATTGTTTGACCTTGTGCAAGTTTGTGTTTAATAATTTCTAATTGGACAGCATAAGCATCTTGAGTTGTAAAAGTTGTGTTTTGTTCAGTTAAAGCCGGAATTCCGACTCTTTCTTTTTCTGCTTGTAATAATTGATTTGCAAATAACATGGTTGATTCCATCATGATTGACCTCCTTTTTTAAAGTTTGATACAAATGTTTTTCAACTCGCTATAAAACTCAAAGCTGTGCATACCGCCTTCACGGCCGATTCCACTTTGCTTCATCCCACCAAACGGAGTACGTAAATCTCTTAAAAACCAAGTATTTACCCAAATGATCCCAGCTTCTACTTCATTTGCCACTCTATGAGCTCTACGAAGATCATTCGTCCAAATGGAAGCACTTAGTCCATAATGAGAATCATTTACTTGAGCAATCACCTCATCCTCTAAATCAAATGGAATCACAGTGACAACAGGTCCAAAGATTTCTTCACGAACACATCTCGCATTTCGATCTAAGTCTGTAATGATCGTTGGTTCAATAAAGTACCCTTTTCCTATACCTTCAGGACGACCTCCACCAATACGGATAGTTCCTCCTTCTTCCTTTGCAAGCTCAATATATCCTAAAACGCGCTCATAATGTTCTTTTCCAATCATTGCCCCAATTTTTGTTTTTTCATCAAATGGATCGCCAACAACAAGCTCTTTTGTTTTAGCTACAAACTTTTCAATAAATTCTTCATAAACTGGACGTTCAACATAAATTCTTGATCCACATAAACAAACTTCACCTTGATTGATAAAGCTAGATTTAATAGTCGTTTCTAGTACTTCATCAAGATCAGAATCTGCAAAGATGATATTTGGGTTTTTCCCGCCTAGTTCATATGAAAGTTTTTTTAGTGAATTGGCAGCTGCCTTCATGATTGCCGTACCAGTGGATGTTTCACCTGTGAATGTAATAGCATCTACATCAGGATGTTCGGTTAAAGCTGATCCTGCAGAGTCAGGTCCAAATCCATGTACAACGTTCACAACTCCATCTGGTACTCCAGCTTCTTTACAAATTTCCGCTAAAACTGTTGCCGTCATTGGTGTCCATTCTGCTGGTTTCAATACAGCTGTATTTCCTGCAGCTAAACATGGAGCGAGTTTCCATGTTAATAGAAGTAATGGGAGGTTCCAAGGATTGATTAACCCTACAACACCTACTGGCTTACGTACTGAATAGTTGATTGCCACATCATCATGCTGATAAGCCTCAGTTCCCATTGTTGTCATATAGTCAGCGAAGAAATGGAAGTTATAGGCTGCTCTCGGGATATCTATCGTACTTGATAACCAAATTGGCTTTCCTGTATCAAGAGATTCTAATCGCGCTAACTCTTCTTTTCTTTCTAAAATTAAATCTCCAATTTTACGCAATACTTTAGAACGTTCTGTTAAAGGCATTGTTTTCCAACGACCGTTTAGTGCTCTTCTAGCGGCTGAAACTGCTAAGTTAATTTCCTCTTCCCCACCTTCAGCTACAGATCCTAATATCTCTTCATTTGCTGGATTCGTATTCATAAATGTTTTGTTATTCATCGAATCCATGTATTGCCCATTAATAAAATGTCTACAATCAATTCCAGTTGCTGTAGTAATCGCTTCCATAACCATTCCTCCATTACTTGTTTTAATTTCTTTGTATGGTTAGAATAGTACAAATTCGTCCCTTATAAAACATCATAGTTCTTATATATGGAACAAAAGGAAATTTTTTTAAAAAATATTTAGATTATTCTTTTTTTTCACTCTATGTGATATAGTGAAAATAAACCTCATAAAAGAATAGCGTTCCTCTATAAACAACATAAAGGAGAGTAACCATGACGCAAACGGCTAAAAAAGATTACACACTTTCATCTGTAAAAAATGCACTTCGCATCTTACGGAAATTTACAATGGATCAACCTGAATTAAAAATTACTGAGCTTGCTCGGGAGTTAGACCTTGGTAAAAGTACAGTGAGCAGGCTGATGTCAACATTAGCAAGTGAAGGCTTTGTTGAAAAAGATCCAGAAACACAGCGTTATCGATTAGGATTATCTATCCTTTCTCTCGCAACTGTTTGTACATCAACTTTTGAGATACATAAGGAAGCTATGCCTGTCTTACATGAACTTGTTGAAAAAACAGGTGAAACATCCCATCTAGCAATCCTTGATGAGCTAGATGTTATTTATTTACACAAGGTAGAAAGTAAGCACCATGTACGAGCTTTCACTCATATCGGTAAAAGAAATCCCGCCTATGCAACAAGCTCTGGAAAGGTCCTTTTAGCATTTAACAATGAAAAAAGAGTAGAAAAAACAATTGAAAACGGATTAGAACCATTTACACAACATACCATTACAGATCAGAACATATTAATGGAAACCCTTACAGATATTCGCGAACAAGGTTATGCCGTAAGTACGGAAGAAATATCTGAAGGTGTTGTCTCAATTGCAGCTCCAGTCAAGGACTACACAGGACAAGTCATTGCCGCTGTCAATATCGTTGGACCTATTCAACGAGTAAACGATCAAACAATCCCAACACATATTAAAAGAGTTGTAGAAGCAGGTAAAGAAATTTCCAGGCGATTAGGTTATCGATTTAATCATTATTAATACGTAAAAGGAGCTGAATGTTCATGTATGATTTTCATACTCATTTTATTCCGGAAGAAGTCATTGATTGGATAAAAGATCAAAGAAGCATCATCAATGCCAGCTGGGAGAAAAAAAATAAAGACAAAGAGGATTTTTTATCCATTGACAATAAATGGGCATTTGAACTAAAACAAGAGTTTACTAATAAATCTCTTTATCTAAAAGAACAACAAAACATAGGTGTGGATCATTCAGTTGTTTCCCCCATTCCTCAGCTATTTTTATATGATTTTCCTTCAGAGATTACGAGAGAATTAGTATCTGTATACAACACATCTCTTGCAAAATGGTCACAAAACCACTCACAACAAATATCAGCACTTGCCACCGTATCTCTTAATCACCCTGAAACTGCTGCACAAGATTTAAGAGATGCTATGAATATGGGATTAAAAGGTGCCATTATTGGGCCAGGATTAAATGGCAAATTATTATCAGACCTTTTTTTCACTCCATTTTGGGAAGAAGCGAATAAGCAGAAATCCATCATTTTCATCCATCCTTTATTATGTGAAGATCAACGATTAAACCAGCGCATGATGCCAAATTTAATTGGTGTCCCATGGGAAACGACCATTACAGCCACAGATTTCTTACTAAGTGGCCTATTAGATACATATAACGATGTAAAAATTCTCTTGGCACATGGTGGTGGATTCCTTCCTTATCAAATCGGCCGTTTGAACAAAGGCTATGAAATGTGGCCACTTGTTTCAAAAAATTTACAGAAAGAGCCAATCGAGTACTTAAAAGACTTTTGGTATGATAGCGTCTTATGGAATTCAACCTCGCTTGAATACTTAGCTAATACAGTTGGTGAAGAAAGAATTGTGCCAGGTTCCGATTTTCCATTTGACCTTTGCGAAAGGCCCCCAGCAAAGCAACTGGCTAAAGGGACGGAATCTTTACTGCCATTTATCTAGTTATCTGTTAATAAAATAGGCTGACTTGAGAGATACCCCGATCCCTGGGGACGTCCCTCTGTCGTCAGCCTCTTTTTATTATTAGGAAAATACCGTTCTTTCAACTTCCCACACTAATGGTAAGCCAATATAATTTTCTGATAAGCTAGTTAAAGCTGCACGAGATGACGTAACATAATCTAACTCACTAAGTTGTATACCTCGCTCAAATGGACTATGATTAAAATTACGGTGTAACATTGTTGTCATATAATTTGAAAAACGCTGTGCTTTCCACACTCTACGTAGAGCGATTTCCGAATAACGCTCTAACAGATCTTCACTACCTGTCTGATAGAAACACTCAATTCCACGCTGTAAAACCTGAACATCTGTCATCGCTAAATTCATTCCTTTTGCCCCAGTTGGAGGAACAATATGGGCTGCATCACCTGCGATAAAAAGACGTCCGTATTGCATTGGCTCACAAACAAAACTTCGCATCGACACAATGTTTTTTTGAAGGATTGGACCATCTGGAAGTGTCCATCCATCGCTTGTTTCAACTCTTGCTTTTAGTTCTGTCCAAATTCGATCGTCTGACCAATTGTTGATATCATCATTTGGATCCACTTGAATGTAATGTCGTTGAATTTCAGGTGTCCGTGTACTAATTAGCGCAAATCCTCTATCATGGTTAGAATAAATAAGTTCTGGGTTTGCAATAGGTGTTTCTGCTAATATACCTAACCAGCCAAAAGGATAATTTTGTTGTTTTTCCTTTCGAATTGTATCAGGTATTTCTTTTCGACTTGGACCGTGAAAGCCATCACAGCCGATAATAAAATCACAGCTAAGCTCATGATCACTTTCATTATATTGAAATCTAATTTTTGGTGATTGTTTGTCGACATCATGCAAACTAACATCGCTTACATTAAAGAGGATCTCTCCACCTGCCTTTAATCGAGCAGCTACAAGGTCTTTTATGACCTCATGTTGGGGATAAACCATAATACTTTTCCCTTCCGTAAACTCATGCATGTTGACTCTATGTCGGACTCCATTAAATTGAAGCTCAATTCCGTGATGGGTATGTCCTTCCCGCGTCATTCTTTCGCCTACACCAGAAGCATTTAGAAGATCGACTGTCCCCTGTTCTAAAACACCTGCACGAATCGTTTCCTCAATATCCTCTCGGGAGCGTTTTTCTAGGATCACTGATTCAATACCTGCAAGGTGCAAGAGATGTGATAACATTAAACCGGCTGGACCGGCTCCGATAATCCCTACTTTCGTTTTCATATCAAAAGCTCCTTTGTTTCATTCGAATTAATTTTTTAATAGACCACTAAATAGAACCGATCACCAATACCAGCGTTATAGTAACCGCTTCCATTTCCCTCCTCAATTTTATGTTTATTTATTTTCTGTATGTTTAGCATAGTATAAAAGCACACCGTATAAAACACCACTTTCTTATATGTGGAACAACATGGTGATTTTTTTAATCTACTTGAAAAAAAATGTCCTGTGACAATATTTTGTTATGGATTAATGATAAGTCCATCTTCAGCAAGTATTATTTCCCCCTTAAACCCTTCTTTTGCATATTGGCTTTTTATATTTTCCATATCTACTTCACCCCCACCAAGATGGGTTAGGACAAGCTTTTTTACACCTGAATCTGCAGCAACTTGAGCTATTTCTTCACTAGATATGTGGGATTTCATAAGGCTATTTTTCATACCCTCTCTAGCTACTTCAGGTAAATCTGAGAAATCACTTATTAACATAGCATCAATAACAAGTATATCTGCATCTTTCGCAAAAGGACCCATAACATCGGTATAAGTTAAATCTCCAGAAACAACTATACTTTTCCCATCAGCTTCAAAGCGATATGCATATGTCTCAATGGAATGTGGTACAGGAATTGCTTTAATTTTCACGCCATCAAGTTCGAAACTATACTCATCTTCCGTAAAGTTCTTAATATGAACATTTGATAAAATTCCATCTGTTGGAAACCCTATACTAGATCGATACTCTATATCTGTTCTAAAGAAATCAACCGTTACATCATAAAGTTCTTGCACGCCTGGTCCAATTAAATTTAAGCTACGTCTTCCAGTTGCCGATCCCCATCCACCTATAAAGAAATTCCAAAAGTCACCATTATGATCTACATGTTGATGCGTAAATAACATA carries:
- a CDS encoding MBL fold metallo-hydrolase produces the protein MKKNYLVIISFILVFAYGCSNASTSGSEGESANQGKVQQEENKNKTESSNDIENISEEKVKSVFEKVPEGFRVMTVGSGSPKFDIHRGGSSTLIQYKEKYFLVDSGPKTTYTLLENGLSTEKITNMLFTHQHVDHNGDFWNFFIGGWGSATGRRSLNLIGPGVQELYDVTVDFFRTDIEYRSSIGFPTDGILSNVHIKNFTEDEYSFELDGVKIKAIPVPHSIETYAYRFEADGKSIVVSGDLTYTDVMGPFAKDADILVIDAMLISDFSDLPEVAREGMKNSLMKSHISSEEIAQVAADSGVKKLVLTHLGGGEVDMENIKSQYAKEGFKGEIILAEDGLIINP
- the pobA gene encoding 4-hydroxybenzoate 3-monooxygenase; amino-acid sequence: MKTKVGIIGAGPAGLMLSHLLHLAGIESVILEKRSREDIEETIRAGVLEQGTVDLLNASGVGERMTREGHTHHGIELQFNGVRHRVNMHEFTEGKSIMVYPQHEVIKDLVAARLKAGGEILFNVSDVSLHDVDKQSPKIRFQYNESDHELSCDFIIGCDGFHGPSRKEIPDTIRKEKQQNYPFGWLGILAETPIANPELIYSNHDRGFALISTRTPEIQRHYIQVDPNDDINNWSDDRIWTELKARVETSDGWTLPDGPILQKNIVSMRSFVCEPMQYGRLFIAGDAAHIVPPTGAKGMNLAMTDVQVLQRGIECFYQTGSEDLLERYSEIALRRVWKAQRFSNYMTTMLHRNFNHSPFERGIQLSELDYVTSSRAALTSLSENYIGLPLVWEVERTVFS